In Bradyrhizobium lablabi, one DNA window encodes the following:
- a CDS encoding helix-turn-helix domain-containing protein, whose protein sequence is MDKATHEKITLRHLGATGAPKALPITGPQIRAMRERAQLSQAVFARYLNLTVGYVSQLERGAKQPTGAALALLNVIKRKGIDAIL, encoded by the coding sequence ATGGACAAGGCCACCCACGAGAAGATCACCCTGCGGCATTTGGGAGCGACAGGCGCGCCCAAGGCCCTTCCGATTACAGGGCCGCAAATCCGGGCCATGCGCGAACGGGCTCAATTGAGCCAGGCGGTGTTCGCCCGCTATCTCAATCTGACCGTGGGTTACGTCTCGCAGTTGGAGCGCGGCGCGAAACAGCCGACCGGCGCGGCACTGGCCTTGCTCAACGTGATCAAGCGAAAGGGGATCGACGCTATTCTTTAG